A portion of the Acidisarcina polymorpha genome contains these proteins:
- a CDS encoding S41 family peptidase, with product MQQSSLNESQRGEILKAITKTVAKKFYDPQSAHEDWDAAVDKHRSEILSASSDEEFEATIAKLLAELKSSHMGFYHSGLARCTCKMALCAVYAAGSTADGPRWIFQDVHEGGPAAGAGIRSGDALIAVEGRSFRPPDHPLFAMGSTVTIEVSTLDGRRRTHRVSIPFVKVKRNQLPKVEPNPLVSARRVAESTGYVRIASYPGAIGIDVANHISHALQNLGPIDRLIVDLRGNSGGGIGVLRVMSLLTPDKLVVGTFSNGVLKSTQEIPNGSFVFNEIPVTKRGLIPLAFRFFTRLLTHKLIGKKMPITVVTEGLGDQLFHEKVVFLVDRHTASANEMLIAFAREHKLAKIVGEPTPGRVLGGNKFKLPYGYWLALPVGSYKTRGGDFIEGRPMPPDVEVPFDAREAQKGRDTQLDMALQVVRQL from the coding sequence ATGCAGCAGTCTTCATTGAATGAGTCACAACGTGGAGAGATATTAAAGGCGATCACAAAGACGGTTGCGAAGAAGTTCTATGACCCTCAGTCGGCACACGAAGATTGGGATGCAGCTGTGGACAAGCATCGTTCTGAAATTTTATCCGCATCCTCGGACGAGGAATTCGAGGCTACGATTGCTAAGCTCTTGGCTGAACTGAAGAGCTCCCACATGGGTTTCTATCACAGTGGGCTCGCCCGCTGTACATGCAAGATGGCGCTTTGCGCTGTGTATGCTGCAGGATCGACGGCGGACGGGCCCCGGTGGATCTTTCAGGACGTCCACGAAGGGGGACCTGCGGCTGGCGCAGGCATCAGATCAGGCGACGCTTTGATTGCCGTCGAAGGGCGCTCATTTCGGCCACCTGATCATCCACTGTTCGCGATGGGCTCTACGGTGACTATTGAGGTTTCGACCCTTGACGGTAGGCGTAGGACCCATCGAGTCTCGATTCCGTTTGTTAAGGTGAAGCGAAACCAGTTGCCTAAAGTCGAGCCGAATCCACTTGTCTCTGCGCGGCGTGTCGCTGAGAGCACTGGGTATGTCAGGATTGCGAGCTATCCGGGTGCAATCGGCATCGACGTCGCAAATCACATCTCTCACGCGCTCCAGAATCTCGGCCCTATCGATCGCCTCATCGTTGACTTGCGCGGAAACAGTGGGGGAGGGATTGGAGTGCTGAGAGTGATGAGCTTACTCACTCCCGACAAACTGGTGGTCGGAACCTTCTCGAACGGAGTGTTGAAGAGCACCCAAGAAATTCCGAATGGAAGCTTCGTCTTCAACGAAATTCCAGTGACGAAGCGAGGTTTAATTCCGTTGGCTTTTCGCTTCTTTACGCGGCTTCTCACCCACAAGCTGATCGGAAAGAAGATGCCGATCACGGTTGTCACCGAGGGACTGGGCGATCAGCTGTTTCATGAAAAAGTGGTGTTTTTGGTTGATCGTCATACCGCCAGTGCGAACGAAATGCTGATCGCCTTCGCCCGCGAGCATAAATTAGCAAAAATAGTTGGTGAGCCAACCCCGGGCCGCGTCCTAGGCGGAAACAAATTCAAGTTACCTTATGGCTATTGGCTCGCCCTCCCGGTTGGCTCGTACAAAACGAGAGGTGGGGATTTCATTGAGGGGCGGCCAATGCCACCCGATGTCGAGGTCCCGTTCGACGCTCGAGAGGCACAAAAGGGTCGGGATACTCAATTGGATATGGCGCTTCAAGTGGTACGCCAACTCTGA
- a CDS encoding CHAT domain-containing protein, whose amino-acid sequence MVVTVIAIAAITAILTHRYSKDQNTSDMMLSRADKLSWDNSWLEADPLYAKAEDEFLHKGQLSKALYAHVSRFVVRAESDPIPSLLIELQRDLSLPQAQDPETHLRILVIQGMIETNYDAAMARNTWQQVEGIAESRGHYLLMSRAMGEQGIAAFLLGDFTSAKKLVMRAWFAAKYLQDDAAHVRYASMYGAGLVELQRYDEAIHVLDEAIVTADQSQHVAYPSIAINSKIDALRGLARYAEALQLADQAIRRLPSTQLDAHLYQIMTSKGEVYGDAGKWNEAIAQYTVALGYARRLEYWRGCVQTGGLLALAYEKQNRIQDALASIDEAIRANQMIPAELYFSPRNLAIKAELLDKLGKQRESYLFHEKSLRLFDSLLATAPTRNVERELLNQMREVYSRYFESLSRAGDLDHAFTTIERARGRIQAQSLTERPATLPHESTEDDNKVTQMDLSLIANNDPGVAVRLDRALVASKLIAADTALSGRTFRRPLQMSQVQNHLGPNELLLEYVLDNPASSVLAITESGVKKYDLPPGDEIERLASRYRKEIHARKTDTELARKLFNELIAPITEYREKQEIIIVPDGQLHLLPFASLMENDKYTIQTHSFSVSPSASVLALLRDREKQNQEDSLGYLGVAASTEPEAKTGWIPRLTSFGRARSLDPLPQSKQEVQTIAGYFPGAATLLLGHAATTANFTARPLDQYRVIHLALHGYANVEHPERSALAFAPDASTRNDGVMDLQAIQRLRFRASLITLSACDSGVGPISEADVDNLANAFIEAGAESVVAALWDLEDQTTALLMTDFYKNLSTHKSKGDALRNAQLDVLAAGLPPYYWASVEVLGDASRSV is encoded by the coding sequence ATGGTAGTAACAGTCATCGCTATCGCAGCGATAACGGCCATCCTGACACATCGGTATAGCAAAGACCAGAACACCTCTGACATGATGCTTTCTCGTGCGGACAAACTTTCATGGGATAACAGCTGGTTAGAGGCAGACCCACTTTATGCGAAGGCCGAGGATGAGTTTTTACACAAAGGCCAACTATCAAAAGCCCTCTACGCACACGTCAGTCGGTTCGTCGTGCGTGCCGAATCCGATCCGATACCATCGCTCCTGATTGAACTCCAACGAGATCTCAGCTTGCCGCAGGCGCAGGATCCGGAGACACACCTGCGGATACTGGTCATCCAGGGGATGATTGAAACTAATTACGACGCAGCGATGGCGCGCAACACCTGGCAACAGGTGGAGGGAATTGCCGAGAGTCGTGGTCACTATCTGCTGATGTCGCGGGCGATGGGCGAGCAAGGAATCGCCGCCTTTCTTCTCGGGGACTTCACCTCGGCAAAAAAGCTCGTCATGCGCGCGTGGTTTGCCGCGAAGTACCTTCAGGACGATGCTGCGCACGTCCGGTATGCCAGTATGTACGGAGCCGGACTCGTTGAACTACAAAGGTATGACGAAGCGATCCACGTACTTGATGAAGCCATCGTCACCGCGGACCAGTCGCAGCACGTCGCGTATCCGAGCATCGCGATCAATTCCAAGATCGACGCGCTTCGTGGTCTCGCACGCTACGCCGAGGCTTTGCAGCTGGCCGACCAGGCTATTCGAAGGCTTCCTTCGACACAGCTCGACGCACATCTCTATCAGATCATGACATCGAAAGGGGAGGTCTACGGAGATGCAGGCAAATGGAACGAGGCCATTGCTCAATACACGGTGGCACTTGGGTATGCCCGCAGGCTCGAATATTGGAGGGGGTGCGTTCAAACCGGAGGCCTGCTTGCTCTGGCTTATGAGAAACAGAATCGAATCCAGGATGCTTTGGCGAGCATTGATGAGGCGATCCGAGCAAATCAAATGATCCCGGCGGAACTCTACTTCTCGCCTCGCAACCTGGCTATCAAGGCGGAGCTGCTGGATAAGCTTGGAAAACAAAGGGAATCTTATCTTTTCCATGAGAAGAGCCTAAGATTGTTCGACTCGTTGCTCGCTACAGCGCCGACTCGCAACGTTGAGAGAGAACTTCTCAACCAAATGCGCGAAGTGTATTCCAGATATTTTGAGTCTCTTAGTCGTGCAGGTGATCTTGACCATGCGTTTACAACAATCGAGCGAGCTCGGGGCAGAATCCAGGCCCAGTCCTTAACGGAACGCCCCGCTACATTACCTCACGAATCGACCGAAGACGACAACAAGGTCACGCAGATGGACCTCAGCTTGATCGCAAACAACGATCCCGGAGTGGCTGTGAGATTAGATCGCGCCCTTGTCGCATCGAAACTGATTGCCGCTGACACTGCGTTGTCTGGACGGACCTTCCGGAGACCCTTGCAAATGTCCCAGGTCCAGAATCATCTAGGCCCGAACGAGTTGCTGCTGGAGTATGTTCTCGACAATCCAGCCTCCAGTGTTCTGGCAATCACTGAAAGCGGAGTAAAGAAGTATGATCTACCGCCCGGTGATGAGATTGAACGTCTTGCATCTCGATACCGAAAAGAAATACACGCTCGAAAGACCGATACGGAGCTTGCGCGCAAACTATTTAACGAACTAATTGCCCCGATCACTGAATACCGTGAAAAACAAGAAATCATTATCGTTCCAGATGGTCAACTCCATCTACTACCCTTCGCATCTCTCATGGAAAACGATAAGTATACGATTCAGACACACAGCTTCAGTGTCAGCCCCTCGGCATCGGTTCTGGCATTGTTGCGGGATCGAGAGAAGCAGAATCAGGAAGACTCCTTGGGCTACCTCGGGGTGGCCGCGTCGACGGAACCTGAAGCGAAAACCGGTTGGATCCCACGCTTGACATCTTTTGGTAGAGCCCGGTCGCTGGATCCTTTGCCGCAAAGCAAACAAGAGGTGCAGACAATCGCCGGCTATTTTCCGGGAGCAGCTACTCTGCTACTTGGCCATGCGGCGACAACAGCCAACTTCACGGCTCGTCCCCTCGACCAATATCGCGTTATTCATCTCGCCTTGCACGGATACGCGAACGTCGAGCACCCGGAGCGCTCGGCTCTAGCTTTTGCCCCGGATGCGTCCACAAGGAACGATGGAGTTATGGACCTTCAGGCGATCCAGAGGCTTAGATTCCGTGCCAGCCTTATCACCTTGTCAGCTTGCGACTCTGGTGTGGGGCCGATCAGCGAGGCGGACGTCGACAATCTTGCGAATGCGTTTATCGAAGCTGGTGCGGAGAGTGTCGTCGCTGCGCTTTGGGATCTTGAGGACCAGACGACTGCACTCTTGATGACGGACTTCTATAAAAATCTCAGTACGCACAAAAGCAAGGGAGACGCTCTCCGCAATGCTCAGCTTGACGTACTTGCCGCAGGGCTGCCTCCGTACTATTGGGCAAGCGTGGAGGTTTTAGGAGACGCTTCCAGATCAGTCTAA